The following coding sequences are from one Calditrichota bacterium window:
- a CDS encoding response regulator, whose protein sequence is MAGRCSYSEKAKQKMNRPKILIVDDIPEYLAALVRALQGEWEVVTALSLSEAKTKIDEGVSLLLVDICLDESRPGIDRGGIEVLKWCREQYPAIPVVMMSAYRDFDAAVACLNLGAAKFLKKPIDIAELRSLVRELTG, encoded by the coding sequence GTGGCGGGACGGTGTTCCTACTCGGAGAAGGCGAAACAGAAAATGAACCGCCCGAAAATATTGATTGTTGATGACATACCGGAATACCTGGCGGCTCTCGTGAGAGCCCTTCAGGGGGAGTGGGAGGTTGTCACCGCGCTCTCGCTATCTGAGGCCAAGACGAAAATCGACGAGGGCGTATCTCTGCTTCTCGTGGACATCTGCCTTGACGAATCGAGGCCAGGGATAGACAGGGGCGGCATCGAAGTCCTGAAGTGGTGCAGGGAGCAATATCCGGCGATTCCTGTAGTGATGATGTCCGCCTACCGCGACTTTGACGCTGCGGTTGCGTGCTTGAACCTGGGTGCTGCCAAATTCCTGAAGAAACCGATTGACATTGCCGAACTCAGGTCGCTGGTGAGGGAGTTAACCGGCTAA